GACAAAAATTTCATTCCTATTGAAGTCAATAAGTTTTTCTTCTCTTAGCTCATTCATAATTGAATTTATAGTAGGTCTAGAAGTTCCTATTAAACTAGCCATGTCTTTTTGGGTATAGGGGTGACATATTTTTATATTGCCTGTTTTTTCGCAGCATACGCCGTATTCTTCACAAAGTTCTTGAAGAAATTCCATTAACCGGGTGCGTACATCTTTAAATAACAAGAGCTGCAGCCGGCGTTCTAATTTTCGAATTCTAAAATTAATGAGTTTATAAATTTTTAAAGAAAATGTTTTATTATCGCGCATAAGTTCATGCAACACTGAAACGTTTACAGAACATATTACGGTTTCTTTATCTAAAGCTTGGGCAAATTCATTTCGAACATCTTCTCCTAAGATTGCCTTTTCGCCAAAGACATCTCCTTTTCTTAAAACAGCTTTTACGACTTCCAGACCATCTGAGGTGTAATAGCCAATTTTAACTTTCCCTTTTTCGATTAAAAATATTTTATTAGAATGATCATCTTCAAAATAAATATAATCTTTTGGTTTATAAACGTTAAAGTTATGGCAATCCTTAAAGGTTTTAAATTTATGCGGACATAAAATTTTAAAAACATTAACGTCGTCTAAATACCAAAAATTATCCATGAAAGTTATTTTTATGTTTTGACGAAAAGAAGCGTTTTTACTTACAAAAAAGACCATCCTTTCGGATGATCTTTTGAAATGTTATGAATCATATCATAAAAACAGCGTCAATTACTGTTTTAAATGAAGAGGTTAGGCATTTTGCTTTTTAATTAAGTTCAATGCAGACCCCTCATTATACCAGGCAATTTGCGCATCATTATAAGTATGGTTTAACAAGATCGTATCTTTAGAATTATCGGAATGGACAATTTCTAAAGTTAAAGGCTTTTCTGGTGCAAATTCATTTAAATCTAAAAAGTTAAATGTATCGTCTTCTTTAATTAAATCGTAATCCGATTCATTTGCAAAAGTTAAACCTAACATCCCTTGTTTTTTCAAGTTTGTTTCATGAATACGCGCAAAAGATTTTACAATAACAGCGGCCACACCTAAATGTCGTGGTTCCATAGCTGCATGCTCACGCGAAGAGCCTTCACCGTAATTGTGATCACCAACCACTATCGATTTTACCCCAGCAGCTTTGTATGCCCTTGCTGTGTCTGGAACACCAGCATAATCACCAGTTAGTTGATTCTTAACAAAATTAGTCTTCTTGTTGAAGGCATTAACTGCTCCAATTAAACAATTGTTAGAAATGTTATCTAGATGTCCGCGGAATCGCAACCAAGGACCTGCCATGGATATGTGATCTGTAGTACATTTACCGAAGGCCTTTATTAATAATTTCGCGCCCATAATGTTATTTCCTAAAGGTTCGAAAGGTGTTAACAATTGTAGTCTTTCCGAATCCTCGTTGACCACAACCTCCACATGACTTCCATCTGCTTCGGGCTCTATATACCCGTTATCTTCAACAGCAAATCCTTTTGGAGGTAATTCCCAACCTGTAGGTTCGTCGAACATGACTTCTTCGCCATTTTCATTTATTAATTTATCTGTAATCGGATTAAAATCTAAGCGACCAGCAATCGCAATGGCAGCGGTTATCTCGGGAGAGGCTACAAAGGCATGTGTATTTGGATTTCCATCGGCACGTTTAGCGAAATTCCTATTAAAAGAATGTACGATACTATTTTTAGGTGCATTTTTCGGATCGCTATATCTCGCCCATTGGCCAATACATGGTCCACAAGCATTTGTAAAAATTTTGGCATCTAGATTTTCAAAAACTTGAAGAATCCCGTCACGTTCGGCGGTATATCTCACTTGCTCCGATCCTGGGTTTATACCTAGTTCAGACTTCATTTTCAAACCTTTATCTAAGGCTTGTTGAGCTATAGAAGATGCTCTTGACAAATCCTCATAAGATGAATTGGTACAAGACCCTATTAAGCCCCATTCCACTTTTATAGGCCATTTATTGGCTTTAGCTTTTTCGGTCATGGAAGCACCAACTTCAGTAGATAAATCTGGCGTAAAAGGTCCGTTTAATAGCGGTCCTAATTCAGATAAATTAATTTCAATAACTTCATCAAAAAACTGCTCTGGATTATTATAAACTTCAGGGTCACCTGTTAAATGTTCTTTAACCTTATTTGCAGCGTCGGCAATATCGGCACGATCTGTAGCACGCAAATAGCGCTCCATGGACTCATCGTAACCAAATGTAGAAGTGGTTGCTCCTATTTCGGCTCCCATATTACAAATGGTTCCTTTTCCTGTACAAGACATAGCCGTTGCTCCAGGTCCGAAATACTCTACAATAGCACCTGTCCCTCCTTTAACGGTAAGAATTTCAGCAACTTTTAAAATAACATCTTTTGGAGCCGTCCAACCAGATAATTTCCCAGTTAATTTCACTCCTATTAATTTCGGAAATTTTAATTCCCAAGCCATACCTGCCATCACATCTACCGCATCGGCACCACCAACACCAATAGCGACCATACCTAAACCTCCCGCATTAACCGTATGAGAATCGGTGCCAATCATCATACCACCAGGAAAGGCATAGTTTTCTAGAACGACTTGATGAATAATTCCTGCTCCAGGTTTCCAAAAACCAATACCATATTTATTTGATACCGATTCTAAGAAATTAAAAACTTCACTACTTACGCTATTAGCATGTTTTAAGTCTTTTTCAGCACCATCTTTAGCCTGGATAAGGTGATCGCAATGTACCGTAGTTGGCACGGCGACTTTAGTTTTTCCTGCTTGCATAAATTGCAATAAAGCCATCTGCGCTGTCGCATCTTGACAAGCAATTCTATCTGGCGCAAAATTTACATAGTCCTTACCTCTACCAAAGGCCTTGGTAGGCGTACCATCCCAAAGATGGGCATATAAAATCTTTTCTGAAAGCGTTAACGGTTTACCAACAATTTCGCGAGCTTTATTTACGCGTACTGCCATATTTTCGTAAACACCTTTTATCCTGTCTATATCAAATGCCATAAAATTTGTTTTAATATTGGGTTAATTAAATATTACAATATACGAAATAAAGAAAGATTATTAAAGAAGCTTCCTTTGCTTTATCGAAACCACTTTTAACGGTATTACTTAACTATTTGACGCTCTTTATTTTAAAACATAAGACTTGCCTATTTCACACGGATTCTTTTAACAATACTATTCCCGTTTTCATCTAAGGCAGTAACCATACGATATCCTGAAGTTAAATTGATGGCTAATTCATTAAAATTTTGGGTTACCTTTAAAAATTGATCATCCAAATACCAATAAATTTGTGCTTCCGGGTTGGTATGGACTATTTTAAAAATAATTTTATTTCTTTCTCCTGAAATGCCCTTAGGTACAATTATGGTATTGGTATTTAACGGCTCTGTGAACGCCATTACAGGCGTTTCTTCACCTTCACAGCCCATTTTTAAAGGCGGTAAATATTTATAATCGGCATGATTAGTTTTATAATACCAAGCCATTAATGGAGGTAGTACAAATTGTGAGGTTTTAACCATATCATCTATTCTTTCACACGAAGCGTTAACTCTATAGGTACAATCTTGGTTTAAATAAACCAGCTTATGATACATACACAAGCCACTATCCAATCCATTTACAGGGATTTGTTTAATCGTATCCGGACAAATATCTGAGGCTAGCTGCCCGCTTTTATCACAAACCTTGGCTTCTACCAAATCGTCTATGGGTTTTAAAAACCATGCTGATTTTGGCAAAGCATCGAACACATCAAACATTACTGGGGCTGCTGCAGAAACTCCCGTTAACCCAGGCCTACCTTCACCATCTGCATTTCCAACCCATACCCCAACGACATAATTTGATGTTAACCCCACACTCCAAGCATCCCGATTACCAAAACTGGTTCCTGTTTTCCAGGCGATTTCTTGAGCCGACTCAAAATAACGCCATGAATTATCATCACTAGGTCTATTTAGTTCTTTCATCGCTTCAAAACCATAATAAATACTGCCAGCATTAAAAACAGCCTTATCAAAATTTAATTTTCCTAAATTAGCATGAGATTCACTGGAAAAACCAGACTTTTGAAATTCATTGGTGTAATACTGACTCGAATTTTCATTAAAATGATTTAAGGTTCCTGCCAAGTTGCCATAAGCATTGCATATATCCCATAAACTTGATTCACTACCTCCAAGAATTATTGACAACCCATAATGATCTGCACCTTTATTTATATGGGACAATTCTAATTTTTGTAACACATCATAAAATCTGGTCAAACCAAAATCCTGCAACATCCTTACTGCAGGTATATTTAGTGATCTAGCAAGCGCTTCTTTAGCTGAAACAGCCCCCAAATATTTAAGACTAAAATTTTCTGGCTTATAATTTCCAATCGTAGTTGGAACATCTGCTAATAATGTTTCTGGCAATAACTCACCAGTATCTAGCATAGCCATATATAAAAGTGGTTTTAAAACACTACCTGTACTTCTTGGTGCGAGAATAATATCAACATCTTTTTGGTGCTGGTTTTTTGTATTTGTATTTCCTATATAGCTAAGCACTTTTTTACTTTTTACATCCAAAATTAACACAGCCATATTGTGAATACCATTTTGTGTTAGCTGCTTATGATGCCTGTTGACAATTTGAAGCGTTAATTCTTGGAAATGCGTATTTATAGTGCTAATAACACGTTCTCCTTGTTGGGTTTTTGCTATTTTTTGCAATAAATGCGGAGCTATTTGTGGCAACTTTTGAGGTTTCGTTGGCACAGGTTCTTCAATGGATAATTCATAGGTGGTTTGATCGATGACTCCGGAGTCAAATAATTTCTTTAATAATGCATTTCTTTTATTAATAAGTTGGTTAGAATTTTTTCCAGGATAAAGTAAATTAGGTGCATTGGGTAATACAGCCAATAACGCACACTGCCCCCAAGATAGTTTATGCGGAGATGTTTTAAAATAGCGCCAGGATGCCGCTTCTAAGCCCACAACATTGCCGCCATATGGAGCGTTTGAAACGTAGGTGTTTAAAATGGTTACTTTTGAATCTCTTAACTCCAATCGGGTGGATAGGATAATTTCTATAACTTTTTCAAAATAAGATCTGGGTTGATTTTTTCGTGATAATCGGATAACTTGCTGCGTAATTGTACTCCCTCCTCTAACAACTTTGCCTGCTTTTAGGTTGGCCTGAAAAGCCTTAACCATTGACACAGGATTAAAACCAGGATGCCTATAAAAATAGGCATCTTCAAAGGTTGTAATGCAATGTTTAAATTTATCAGGTACCGAATCTAACTTCGGAAAACGCCATTGCCCATCATTTGCAATTAAAGCCCCGAGCAACTCCCCATTACGACTTTCTAAAATTGTAGAAGTTGGACTGTCAAATAATTTATTTGGTAAACAAAAGACATACGCTATAAGGACCACCAGTGAAACTAGTACTTTAAATTTATTCTTAATCAAAAAATATTTGATACGCCTTAACATCCTTTACTTCGTTACTTCAACCCATTGCCCCTCTGCACGGGTAAAATAATTTTGATCATACATGGCCTCTGCCTGTAACCCTGGTAAATAATAACTCCCCAAATACGATGCATTTAATAACACTTTAAACCTTTTTGTTTGATTCGGATTTAAGTCGAAATAAAAATTAACACGATCATCTCTAATATCTTCATGGGTGATTTGAGAATTTAAACTTGCTCCCGTATTAAATCGTGTATTAATAATTTCCCATCCTGAAGGAAAAAGAGCTTTTAACGCCACGTTATCTATTTTAGCTGAAGTTAGATTCGTTAATGTGATATGGGCTACAAAGTTTGTTCCTTGGCTGATGCTAGTAATATCTATATGATTTTCAGATTTATCTGTAAAAGTTATTTCTGAAGTCAAGTTATTATGAATAACCTTTTCACTTCCAATAGGTAATATCCCCATATTAAGTAGTCTTACATAAATAACATTATCATTTTTATTTTCAATTTTAAAGGTATTATGTTCCTTATTAATTTTAATACCCTCAAGTATTAAGGCTTTATCTGCTTTAACAGATTGCATTTTTTGCCTGTTAAAACTGTACGTTAAGTCAATACCCTTATTCCCGACATAATTGGCGTATTTGGACATGGCCAGAAGACAATATGCCGTCGTTTGAGTACTCATATACTGATTACCAGATAATTCGGTTGCTAAAATATCTGCAATAGTTTTGGCTTTTAATTGTTCATCTAAAAGCATATACGTTTCTAAAATCATTGCTAAATTTCGCTGTTTAGAGCCATAATTTGTTTCACTTATATCCATACTGTCCAAAGCTTGATGAATATCAAAATCTCCAATTAATTCTTTAGCAACGCTATGTTTCCCTGATAAAGCATAAGCTGCGGCTAATCGTAATTTCGACACATCATTTAATGTATTTTGAATGGCCAATTCACGAAATCTATTCATAGAATATTTGTCTGGTTCCTGAGCCAATGCCAGCGTATACAGTCGATAAGCCTGAGCCAATTGATTATCTGACTCACTCCAACGCTTCGCTTCCTTTTCTTGGTAGTCTATCCATCTCGTTTTGAAATCCAAAGGAAGTACAAATCCCTTTTTCTCAGCTTCCAAAAAGAAATGCCCAACATAGCTAGTAGCCCAATCATCTGCAAAACTCTGACCTTGCCAATATGAAAAGCCACCATCGGCCTTTTGGAATTTAGATAACTTATCTATGGCTATTTGAATGTTTGTTTGAGTTTCATCTTTCTTGGCATCCGAAATTTTAAAAATATCATTAATAAATAACTGCGGAAAAGCAGCAGATGTTGTTTGCTCCACACATCCATGAGGATAAGCAATTAAATAGGCTATTCTGCTGGTAAAATCAATAGAAGGAAAAGCTGAAACTTCTAATTTTACCTCATTGGTTCCTGATACACCAAAAGTATTAAATTCAAATGTTTGTGAGCTATTAGGTTGCATGACACCTCCTATAGATTCGATGGTTTTTGGATTAGGATTATAGGCATTTAGCTCTAAACTATAAGATGCTTTTTCACCATGTCCACTAACATTCACATCAATTTTTCCAATTCCATCCTTAAGCACTTCTACATCAAAATATGCTATTTTTTCATCGGGACCAGAAAAATATATTGTTTTTGTTGACCTCCCAATTACTTTAAAAACATTATTAACTTTTATGTATACATTGGCACTTTTAATTTTATTTTCCATAGCAAAAATCGTCACTGGAATTCTAACTTTTTCGCCAGGAACCACCTTTCTTGCCATAGAAGCCAACACCATTAGAGGTTTACGAACTGGAGTAGATTTTTCAGCATGACCATAAGCCTCCTTTTCAGGATTATGAGCCACCACCATCGTTTTAACAGCCCCTATATATTTAGGTATTTTGATTTTATGAGTTTCACTCTTACCTGCATCTAGTTTAAACGGCCCTTGATAAATAACGACAGGCTTAAATCGATTTGCTTTTTTATTCTTACTTGCTTGAAGCATATCATCACCACCAATACTAAAAACTTGATTAATTTTTCCTCCAAAGGCACCAATAACATCATCATAAATATCCCAGGTTTTCACACCTAATGCTTGCTTTTGATAAAAAGTATCCCAAGGGTTAGGGGTTTTGAATCGAGTTAAATCTAATAGGCCTTCATCTACAATAGCGATAGAATAGGTCATTGCCGCGCCATTTGCCTCAAAAACTTTGATAGCCACCTCTTTTTCTGGTGCTAAAACATCTGGCATGGAAATTTTAGGTTCGAGTCTCGTTTCAGGGTTTTCAACATGAATGCCCTTTAATCCAAACGTTCGAATAGGCAAATCGTTTTGGGTATTATTATGATTTTGTAATGAACTGATGTTTATATACACATTGGGAGTCATATCTTCCGTAATTGGTAACTCGAACTTCGTATCTCCTTTTTTAGACTTTATCCATAATGAACTAATCACACCCGTACCATTTTCAACGGTAACCAAAGCCCTTCCTGAACCTGATGAAGGAAAAGTAACAAGCGCTTTTTCTCCCACCTCATACTGCTCTTTATCGGTTGAAAAAGTAAGCATCGTTGCTGCTGAAGGATCTCCTTTTCGAGCCTTTCCTGCCCATCCTGGCCAATCGATAAAAACCATTTCTCCTGTTGAGTGTCCAGAATCATTATTATAAACATACACCAAATAACGTCCCCATTCTGGATATTTTAGCTCAAAATCGAAGACAGCCTTACCATCTGAATTTGTAGATACCGTTGTTGAAAACACTTCATTTTTACTCGAACTTGTATCGAAAGACGATAAGTTATCTTCATCTTCATTCCACCACCAATTATGGTTTACCTTAAAAATAGACACTTTTAAATCGTTAATTGCTTTAGGTTTTCCATAAGCATCAACTGTAGCCACTTCAAACTTATGTTTGGTATCGGTGAGCAACATATTTCTTGCAGCATCTCCCTTAGGTGCTAAAATTCCAACATAAGAACCAAAGGGTGCGTAGTCGGTCGAAAAGGCATCGGTACTAAAGTCACCACCTTCTTCATATACTTTAGACACAAAAGTTGCTTTTAATAAGCCCGGAGCACTAGTGCCTGTGCTTGGTCTAAATGTTACAAATCCCTTACCATTACCATCCAAATTTTTATTAAAAATCAGCTGTTCTGTTCCAGAAAACACTTTAGTTGGGTCGTCAAACACATAACTCGGAAACGCTTTAAAACTCGTTTTTATCGACTTGTATGTCACAATAACATCTGCCTTTAAATTTTTAGCCTTTGCTCCATGCAACCAAACCGCTTCGATATTTCCATGCACCTCTTTATTGGTTAAAACATAGCCTAGGATTGAAGTTTTGATTTTCAATCTATTGGGTTTAATAAATTCTATTCTTAGTTTTTTTGTAAATACAGCACCACCAACACTCACTTTAGCCATCCAAGACCCTGTATAGCTATCATCATTAATGGGCACTGTAAATTTGTAAAAGTTATTTAATCCCTTGGTTTTAATCTCTGAAAAATATAAAGCACCTGAAGGCTCCAAAACCTCTAATTTTACGGGGTGATTTTCGGGCAATTTGTTTTTACTATCATTGAGCATAAAGGATAAATGTAAAGTATCTCCTGGTCGCCAAACCCCACGTTCTCCAAAGATAAAACCTTTTAAACCTCGCTTTAATTCTGCTCCAGAAACATCAAATTTACTTACAGATAAAGCATTTCCATCATTTAACTTAACATAGGTACTTACCTTGTTTTTTGTAACTACTGCAAAATAGGCTTTTGAAGTAATAGGAAACACAAGTTTACCTTCGGCGTCTGTTTTTTGTTTCCCTATTAGTTGTTGCTGGTAGTTATAGAATTTAACCTCGGCATCTGAAATGGGATTGGTTGTAATAATATCACTTACAGCTAAAAAGTAATTATTATCTGCCCCTTGTTTTATAATAACACCAATATTGGACGATAATAGATTGGTACTAACTTTTTTATTTCTGTAATAGGAATGCTGGCAAGGATTATTGGATGCTCTCCAATTATAGCCTCCATTATCTTCATTATAATAGGAACTATCCCAATTACTGCTCTCTGGAGCTTCTTGATCGTAGTTAATAACAGTTTCTTCAATTTCGCTGGTATCATCACCTGCACATTGATAATTAGAATATTGCTTTTTAAAACTTAATTCTACACGATAAATAGCACCTGGGTCGGGATTGATGATGCTTTTTAAATCCACTGAATAGGATTTCCAGTTTGATAAATCGGTTTTATATTTAGCTAAATTAATGGTCTTTTTGGCTATGGGTCTGGCAACACGCAAAAGTTCGGTGCTATCTCTTAAATTATTATTTTGAAGAAATTGCAATACATTATCTTCAAAAATTTTAATAATAGTAACATCTACAGCCCTTAAGTTTACCGCTTCAAAATTAAATTTAAGGTTTTCCGAAGTTGGTAAAATGGTACCATTTTGTAATAGTTTTACATTGGGTTTAATTTCTTCAAAACTAACCTCCTTTGTTAAAGACGTTTTTAGTTTGTATCCATATTGGTTTATAATACCACTTTTAATGGTTAATGTTTTGGGTTCTTCCAAATGACCTACATAAACACGAACCACATTGTTAATAAATGAAAATGACAAATCTTTTTTGCCTTCAATAGTTATAAAACCATCTAGGTTAAAGTTCTTTTTTATAGGATCGGAAAAATTAATTTCTATGTATTTATTTTTTTCATCAAAAACATTGATATCTACAACCTTAAAATTGTTTTTACCTGGGACATTAAAGGTATAATCACCTTGAGTATCGATATCAAAATCACTACCATCCCATTCTATTTCAAGGTAACTATCCTTTTCATAGCGTCTGATACTATCGATTTTAAATTTAAAATAATTGTTCTCTAAACTCTCATTTAGGATTTTTACAGGTAAGGTTTTACCTTTAAGTTTAGCCGTTATTAATTTTTCTGCTACTGATTTTAGAATAACATCGCTAGATCTTAAAGTGCCGTTTAAATATTGCCAATCTCTAGAATAACTTTCTAAGTTATTTGTTACCACTTGAAAATCCTGCTTCATTGTTTTTACATCAAAAACAAAATTCTCATATTCGCTGCTTACATCCTGAATAGCTCCCAAATCTAAAGTAAATGTATATCTCGTATCCGATTCAAATTTATTTTCTGGAATAAAGGAAATCGTTCTATTGTTCAGTGCAACAACTTTACCTGCAATCTTAGGGGCCACTTTTAATATACTTTTGTCTAACTCAACTTCCGAAGAAACATCTTTCATCGGGTTTATTAAAACCACTTTAATATTAGATTTAGTAGAAATAATTCCAGTGGTTACTTCAAATATATGATCTTTAAACTTTTGAATGTTGTTCAAAGACACACTAGAATCGTTTTTACATCCAGTAAAAAATAGAATAGCCAGCACTAAGGTTAAAGAAAAATATTTCATAAATTATGGTTGAGTTTGGGTTAACTGTTTTTAAAAATACGGCAATTAGCTTTAATGAAGCTTGTTATTTTATTTCAAAATGATAAGCATTTAAACCTATGTATTTTACAAGTTTGCAAAAATAAGAAAAAACCTACTTTGTCTTAATTAAAACAATAAGTATTTTGAAAATATATTGGAAACTGTAGTCTTTAAAACCTAATAACAGTTAAAAAATAAAGGATCAAGCACAAAAGTTGGGGAGTATTTAAAAAAAGAAGATCTTTGAATAAAAATTTTTAATGTCATCAGATTCATTATTAGCCATAGCCAATTTATTACTTCCAGAAATACTTATGAAGTATTTTGATTTGGACAAGCACGAAATTAAAGGAGAAGCACTACATTTTTATTTTACAGAACTAAACACGATTCCCGAAGAATTTAATGGAACTAAACTTCATTCCAAAGGCTTCTTTTCTGAGGCTACCGTTCAAGACTTCCCTATACGAGGTAAAAATGTTTACCTTCATATAAAACGCCGCAGATGGCTGAATAAGCAAACCAATGAAGTGGTTCATAGAGATTGGAATTTAGTAGCACAGGGAACACGGATGACCGCCGAGTTTGCTGATTTTTTAAAAGAAATTAGTCCATACTAAAGCTACGGATTGCCACACCATTGGATTTTTCTACGGTGTTAACGGCAAGAAACTGCAACGCCAGTACAAAGATCACTTAAGTGATTTTAAATCTTGGGATCAAAAAGCCCATGCAAAAGATTGGCTATTGTACCCTGAGAATCTAGGAAGCTACCTATCGCTTGACGAAACCGCTTTTTGCAATGGCGAACTCTACACCATCTTAACCAATAAAGATGCCAAAGGAAAGAAAGGCTCTATAGTAGCTATAGTTAAAGGAACTAAAGCTGAAACAGTGATAAAAATACTTCATGAAATTCCTTTAAAACAAAGAAATAAAGTTAAAGAAGTGACTCTGGATATGGCAGGAAACATGGGACTCATTGTTAAAAAATCATTCCCCAATGCCTCCTTAGTTATAGACCGTTTTCATGTGCAGAAATTAGCATTGGACGCTTTGCAAGAAATAAGAATAAAACACAGGTGGGAAGCCATCGATTTTGAAAATGATGCCATAGAAGACGCTAGAAGTAAATCTTTAAAATACA
This genomic interval from Tamlana carrageenivorans contains the following:
- a CDS encoding ISAon1 family transposase N-terminal region protein, with the protein product MSSDSLLAIANLLLPEILMKYFDLDKHEIKGEALHFYFTELNTIPEEFNGTKLHSKGFFSEATVQDFPIRGKNVYLHIKRRRWLNKQTNEVVHRDWNLVAQGTRMTAEFADFLKEISPY
- a CDS encoding ISAon1 family transposase, producing the protein MGFFYGVNGKKLQRQYKDHLSDFKSWDQKAHAKDWLLYPENLGSYLSLDETAFCNGELYTILTNKDAKGKKGSIVAIVKGTKAETVIKILHEIPLKQRNKVKEVTLDMAGNMGLIVKKSFPNASLVIDRFHVQKLALDALQEIRIKHRWEAIDFENDAIEDARSKSLKYTPEILPNGDTLKQLLARGRYLLYKPSNKWTENQAKRSVILFKHYPDIEKAYKLCQNLSWIFNNTQDKTSALTRLAKWDEKVRQAAFKSFNTISRTMSVHYQNILNYFDNRSTNASAEAFNAKIKAFRAQFRGVRNVKFFLYRLTTIFA